A stretch of Stenotrophomonas indicatrix DNA encodes these proteins:
- a CDS encoding exodeoxyribonuclease VII small subunit produces MAKKSPENASPVAQFEQSLESLEQLVEQMETGELSLEASLSAYERGVGLYRQCQQALEQAELRVRLLSDPAQPETAEPFDPPGHDG; encoded by the coding sequence ATGGCCAAGAAGTCCCCCGAAAACGCCTCCCCGGTCGCCCAGTTCGAGCAGTCGCTCGAATCGCTGGAACAGCTGGTGGAGCAGATGGAAACCGGCGAGCTGAGCCTGGAAGCCTCGCTCAGTGCTTACGAACGTGGTGTTGGTCTGTACCGCCAGTGCCAGCAGGCGCTGGAGCAGGCCGAACTGCGCGTGCGCCTGCTCAGCGATCCGGCCCAGCCCGAAACCGCCGAACCCTTCGATCCGCCCGGCCATGACGGCTGA
- a CDS encoding polyprenyl synthetase family protein — MTAEALFARWRDRIESQLDAALPSPAEAPQRLHQAMRHSVLGGGKRMRPLLVYAAGQVFGAPLDRLDAAAMAVELIHAYSLVHDDLPAMDDDALRRGKPTTHIAFDEATAILAGDALQTRAFGLLADAPLPAALRVACLQTLAHASGAAGMCGGQARDIDATGQQQSLAALTRMHALKTGALIRAAVRMGALCGDAPEPALAQLDGFADALGLAFQVRDDILDVEASSEQLGKTAGKDQAQDKSTFPALLGMDGAKAQLRELSARMQQALAGYHEEADALRALATLAVERDH, encoded by the coding sequence ATGACGGCTGAGGCGTTGTTCGCGCGCTGGCGCGACCGTATCGAAAGCCAGCTCGACGCCGCCCTGCCCTCACCGGCCGAAGCCCCGCAACGCCTGCACCAGGCGATGCGCCATTCCGTGCTCGGTGGCGGCAAGCGCATGCGCCCCTTGCTGGTCTATGCCGCCGGCCAGGTGTTCGGCGCGCCCCTGGACAGGCTTGATGCCGCGGCGATGGCGGTGGAACTGATCCACGCCTACTCGCTGGTGCACGACGACCTGCCGGCGATGGACGACGATGCCCTGCGCCGTGGCAAGCCCACCACCCACATCGCCTTCGACGAAGCCACTGCGATCCTCGCCGGCGACGCCCTGCAGACCCGTGCGTTCGGCCTGCTGGCCGATGCACCGCTGCCGGCGGCATTGCGCGTGGCGTGCCTGCAGACCCTGGCCCATGCCTCCGGCGCGGCCGGCATGTGCGGCGGCCAGGCGCGGGACATCGATGCCACCGGCCAGCAGCAGTCGCTGGCAGCCCTCACCCGCATGCATGCGCTGAAGACCGGTGCGCTGATCCGCGCTGCGGTGCGCATGGGCGCGTTGTGCGGTGATGCACCCGAACCCGCGCTGGCCCAGCTCGACGGTTTCGCCGATGCGCTCGGCCTGGCCTTCCAGGTCCGCGATGACATCCTCGATGTCGAAGCCAGTTCCGAACAGCTGGGCAAGACCGCCGGCAAGGACCAGGCCCAGGACAAGAGCACCTTCCCTGCCCTGCTGGGCATGGACGGTGCCAAGGCGCAGCTGCGCGAACTTTCCGCGCGCATGCAGCAGGCACTGGCGGGCTATCACGAAGAAGCCGATGCGCTGCGCGCGCTGGCCACGCTGGCCGTGGAACGCGATCACTGA
- a CDS encoding DUF4870 domain-containing protein, with protein MSEFENVPAASSVPADQRTMALVAHLLGIFTGFIGALVIWLINKDDASKAFVTDQAKEALNFQITVAIAMFVCIILTFVVIGVFLAPIVGLLSLVFSIIAAVKANNGEAYRYPFALRLIK; from the coding sequence GTGAGCGAATTCGAGAACGTCCCGGCGGCGAGCAGCGTACCCGCTGACCAGCGCACCATGGCCCTGGTGGCGCACCTGCTGGGCATCTTCACCGGTTTCATTGGTGCCCTGGTCATCTGGCTGATCAACAAGGATGACGCCAGCAAGGCCTTCGTCACCGACCAGGCCAAGGAAGCGCTGAACTTCCAGATCACCGTCGCCATCGCGATGTTCGTCTGCATCATCCTGACCTTCGTGGTCATCGGCGTGTTCCTGGCGCCGATCGTCGGCCTGCTCAGCCTGGTCTTCAGCATCATCGCTGCGGTGAAGGCGAACAATGGTGAAGCCTACCGTTACCCGTTCGCACTGCGCCTGATCAAGTAA
- the pmbA gene encoding metalloprotease PmbA — translation MNVIAPEVAVGDDSPARLERLADISQQLLQRARALGASQAEVSCSEDRGLEVNVRLGEVETVQSTRDRGIAVTVYFGQRKGSASTADLHEASLLATVEQACAIARHTEDDPAAGLAEADLMARDFPELDGWHPWELQADEAVDLALACEAAGRQADAQIRNSDGASVSSMQSVSVYANSHGFIGRERGTHHSIGCALIAGTGDGMQRDGWYTGALAREDLEDPASVGRRAAERTIARLQPRSLPTGSMPVLYAPEVARSLVGHLLSAVSGGALYRQASFLLDSVDQQLFPDWMQIEELPHLRRGLRSAAFDGDGVATRASALVRDGVLQRYVLGSYSARKLGLQTTANAGGVHNLQLAANAGSLQDIAAQMGNGLLVTELMGQGVNGVTGDYSRGAGGFRVENGQIQYPVDGITIAGNLRDMFMAIEAVGSDVDPRSHIRTGSILVGRMTIAGND, via the coding sequence TTGAACGTGATCGCCCCTGAAGTCGCCGTCGGCGACGACAGCCCGGCCCGGCTGGAACGGCTGGCCGACATCTCCCAGCAGCTGCTGCAGCGTGCCCGCGCGCTGGGTGCCAGCCAGGCCGAGGTCAGCTGCAGCGAAGACCGTGGGCTGGAGGTCAATGTCCGTCTCGGCGAGGTCGAGACCGTGCAGTCCACCCGTGACCGCGGCATTGCCGTGACCGTCTACTTCGGCCAGCGCAAGGGCAGTGCCAGCACCGCCGACCTGCATGAGGCCAGCCTGCTGGCCACCGTCGAGCAGGCCTGCGCGATCGCCCGCCATACCGAGGACGATCCGGCCGCCGGCCTGGCGGAGGCCGACCTGATGGCCCGCGACTTCCCCGAACTGGATGGCTGGCACCCCTGGGAGCTGCAGGCCGACGAGGCGGTGGACCTGGCGCTGGCCTGCGAGGCGGCGGGCCGCCAAGCCGATGCGCAGATCCGCAATTCCGATGGCGCCTCGGTATCGAGCATGCAGAGCGTGTCGGTCTACGCCAATTCGCATGGGTTCATCGGCCGCGAGCGCGGGACCCATCATTCGATCGGCTGTGCGCTGATCGCCGGCACCGGCGATGGCATGCAGCGCGACGGCTGGTACACCGGCGCACTGGCCCGCGAGGACCTGGAAGATCCGGCCAGCGTCGGTCGCCGCGCCGCAGAGCGCACGATCGCCCGCCTGCAGCCGCGTTCGCTGCCGACCGGCAGCATGCCGGTGCTGTACGCGCCGGAAGTGGCGCGCAGCCTGGTGGGCCACCTGCTGTCGGCGGTCTCCGGCGGCGCGCTGTACCGCCAGGCGAGCTTCCTGCTGGACAGCGTCGACCAGCAGCTGTTCCCCGACTGGATGCAGATCGAGGAGCTGCCGCACCTGCGCCGTGGCCTGCGCTCGGCCGCCTTCGACGGCGACGGCGTGGCCACCCGTGCCTCGGCCCTGGTGCGTGACGGTGTGCTGCAGCGTTACGTGCTGGGCAGCTATTCGGCGCGCAAGCTGGGCCTGCAGACCACCGCCAATGCCGGCGGCGTGCACAACCTGCAGCTGGCGGCCAATGCCGGTTCGCTGCAGGACATCGCCGCGCAGATGGGCAACGGCCTGCTGGTGACCGAGCTGATGGGGCAGGGGGTGAACGGGGTGACCGGCGACTACTCGCGCGGCGCCGGCGGCTTCCGCGTGGAGAACGGCCAGATCCAGTATCCGGTGGATGGCATCACCATCGCCGGCAACCTGCGCGACATGTTCATGGCCATCGAGGCGGTCGGCAGCGATGTCGATCCGCGCTCGCATATCCGCACCGGCTCGATCCTGGTGGGACGGATGACGATCGCCGGCAATGATTGA
- the yjgA gene encoding ribosome biogenesis factor YjgA: MRGRDEETGEFHDKSRSQNRRDALDVLALGEKLVSLTPAQLARLPIPEDLLPHIAECKRITAHIAHKRQLAFLAKHMRREDDAALDAIRDALDANSETGRREVAMMHRVEDWRERLMNEGDKALAALLDDHPQADRQQLRTLVRNAQAEKAKNKPPRAYREIFQVLRALMLPAALGLKASAEDVAADEPVDDADED, encoded by the coding sequence ATGCGCGGACGCGACGAAGAAACCGGTGAATTCCACGACAAGAGCCGCAGCCAGAACCGGCGCGATGCGCTCGACGTCCTGGCCCTGGGCGAGAAGCTGGTGTCGCTGACCCCGGCCCAGCTGGCGCGCCTGCCGATCCCGGAGGACCTGCTGCCACACATTGCCGAGTGCAAGCGCATCACCGCCCATATCGCGCACAAGCGGCAGCTGGCGTTCCTGGCCAAGCACATGCGCCGCGAGGACGATGCCGCGCTGGACGCGATCCGCGATGCGCTGGATGCCAACAGCGAAACCGGGCGCCGCGAAGTGGCGATGATGCACCGTGTCGAAGACTGGCGCGAACGCCTCATGAATGAAGGCGACAAGGCGCTGGCCGCGCTGCTGGATGACCATCCGCAGGCCGACCGCCAGCAGTTGCGCACGCTGGTGCGCAACGCCCAGGCCGAAAAGGCCAAGAACAAGCCGCCGCGCGCCTACCGCGAGATCTTCCAGGTGCTGCGCGCGCTGATGCTGCCGGCCGCGCTCGGCCTGAAGGCGTCCGCTGAGGACGTCGCGGCAGACGAACCGGTCGACGACGCCGACGAGGACTGA
- the tldD gene encoding metalloprotease TldD yields the protein MTDNALTLAQDRLLRPGGLDTAGLERTFGQLLGPGVDFGDLYFQHARRESWSVEDGIVKDGAHSIEQGVGVRAIAGEKTGFAYSDDIHAGALLTAAQSARAISREGGAQTGRSLLRGDARVLYPALDPIDGIGNEAKVEVLKRLDGYLRAADPRVKQVMVSLSGGVDTVLVARTDGVLGADVRPLVRLNVQVIVEQNGRRESGYAGGGGRYGYEALFADGRPEAFAREALRQALVNLEAVPAPAGVMPVVLGPGWPGVLLHEAVGHGLEGDFNRKGTSVYAGRIGERVAAPGVTIVDDGTLDGRRGSLNIDDEGHPTQCTTLIEDGILVGYMQDSLNARLMGVAPTGNGRRESFAHMTMPRMTNTYMRAGQHDPQEMIRSVKKGLYAVNFGGGQVDITSGKYVFSATEAYLIEDGRITAPVKGATLIGNGPETMQKVRMVGNDLALDEGVGICGKDGQSVPVGVGQPSLLIEGITVGGTQA from the coding sequence ATGACTGACAACGCCCTGACGCTTGCCCAAGATCGCCTGTTGCGCCCCGGTGGCCTGGATACCGCTGGCCTGGAGCGCACCTTCGGCCAACTGCTCGGCCCCGGTGTCGACTTCGGCGACCTGTACTTCCAGCATGCCCGGCGCGAAAGCTGGAGCGTGGAAGATGGCATCGTCAAGGACGGCGCCCATTCCATCGAGCAGGGCGTGGGCGTGCGCGCGATTGCCGGCGAGAAGACCGGCTTTGCCTATTCCGATGACATCCATGCCGGTGCATTGCTGACCGCAGCGCAGTCGGCACGTGCGATCTCGCGCGAAGGCGGCGCACAGACCGGACGCTCGCTGCTGCGCGGCGATGCGCGCGTGCTGTATCCAGCGCTGGACCCGATCGACGGCATCGGCAACGAAGCCAAGGTCGAGGTGCTCAAGCGCCTGGACGGCTACCTGCGCGCGGCCGACCCGCGCGTGAAGCAGGTGATGGTCAGCCTGTCCGGTGGCGTCGATACCGTGCTGGTTGCCCGCACCGATGGTGTGCTGGGCGCCGACGTGCGCCCGCTGGTGCGGTTGAACGTGCAGGTGATCGTCGAGCAGAACGGCCGCCGTGAGTCGGGTTATGCCGGCGGCGGCGGTCGCTATGGCTATGAAGCGCTGTTTGCCGATGGCCGCCCGGAAGCCTTTGCGCGCGAGGCGCTGCGGCAGGCCCTGGTGAACCTGGAAGCGGTGCCGGCGCCGGCCGGGGTGATGCCGGTGGTGCTGGGCCCGGGCTGGCCGGGCGTGCTGCTGCACGAGGCGGTCGGCCATGGCCTGGAAGGTGACTTCAACCGCAAGGGCACCAGCGTCTACGCCGGCAGGATCGGCGAGCGCGTGGCTGCCCCGGGCGTGACCATCGTCGACGACGGCACCCTGGACGGACGCCGTGGTTCACTCAACATCGATGACGAAGGCCACCCGACCCAGTGCACCACGCTGATCGAGGACGGCATCCTGGTCGGCTACATGCAGGACAGCCTCAACGCGCGGCTGATGGGCGTGGCGCCGACCGGCAACGGCCGTCGCGAATCGTTCGCGCACATGACCATGCCGCGCATGACCAACACCTACATGCGCGCCGGCCAGCATGACCCGCAGGAAATGATCCGTTCGGTGAAGAAGGGCCTGTACGCGGTCAATTTCGGCGGCGGCCAGGTCGACATCACCAGCGGCAAGTACGTGTTCTCGGCCACCGAGGCCTACCTGATCGAGGACGGCCGGATCACCGCTCCAGTGAAGGGCGCGACCCTGATCGGCAATGGCCCGGAAACCATGCAGAAGGTGCGCATGGTCGGCAACGACCTGGCCCTGGACGAGGGCGTGGGCATCTGTGGCAAGGACGGGCAGAGTGTGCCGGTCGGTGTCGGCCAGCCGTCGCTGCTGATCGAGGGCATCACCGTCGGCGGTACCCAGGCCTGA